In Gemmata obscuriglobus, a single genomic region encodes these proteins:
- a CDS encoding DUF1559 domain-containing protein — MRARSGPNRSSGFTLIELLVVIAIIAILIGLLLPAVQKVREAAARMKCQNNLKQLGLAVHNYEGTYGSLPPAIVSSPGSADWAGLKEFQKNPAVTPTAGTDFAKHGFLSLMLPYIEQGNVLNSIPGGYNFRLDWNDPVNQPATSTRIPTYECPSVPSEHVVSPVPSGWTKGPATGDYWPITRANNNNAVWTQLNMTPPSDDGVRGVLTHNRRTNILAITDGLSNTLMLGESGARHEGWAGGKRYADASTLGFLAGGWGQESNNIVCAGTQAPVTPGVKPAKVSTAAHVQAGTVAINAWNQGELYGFHSGVCNVVFGDGSVRSLRSSITLTTLLKLAARGDGVPVNADE, encoded by the coding sequence ATGCGCGCACGTTCTGGCCCGAATCGTTCGTCCGGCTTCACGCTCATCGAGCTGCTCGTTGTCATCGCCATTATCGCGATCCTGATCGGGCTCTTGCTGCCCGCGGTGCAAAAGGTCCGCGAGGCCGCCGCACGCATGAAGTGCCAAAACAACCTGAAACAACTCGGCCTGGCCGTCCACAACTACGAAGGCACTTACGGCTCTCTCCCTCCCGCAATCGTGAGCAGTCCGGGCTCAGCCGACTGGGCTGGGCTGAAAGAGTTCCAAAAGAACCCCGCCGTCACGCCGACCGCGGGGACCGACTTCGCAAAGCACGGCTTCCTCTCACTCATGTTGCCATACATCGAACAAGGCAACGTGCTGAACTCGATTCCCGGCGGGTACAACTTCCGGCTCGACTGGAACGATCCGGTCAACCAGCCGGCCACGAGCACCCGCATTCCGACCTACGAGTGCCCGTCAGTGCCCAGCGAGCACGTCGTGAGTCCCGTTCCGAGCGGGTGGACCAAAGGACCGGCGACGGGCGATTACTGGCCCATCACCCGCGCCAACAACAACAACGCCGTCTGGACGCAACTCAACATGACGCCCCCCAGCGACGACGGGGTTCGGGGTGTGCTCACCCACAACCGCCGGACCAACATCCTGGCGATTACGGACGGGCTGAGTAACACCCTGATGCTTGGCGAGTCGGGTGCTCGGCACGAGGGCTGGGCGGGCGGAAAACGGTACGCAGACGCATCCACGCTCGGCTTTTTGGCCGGGGGCTGGGGGCAAGAGAGCAACAACATCGTGTGTGCGGGTACGCAAGCTCCGGTCACACCCGGTGTTAAACCGGCCAAGGTGTCCACGGCCGCGCACGTTCAAGCCGGAACGGTCGCGATCAACGCCTGGAACCAGGGCGAGTTGTACGGCTTCCACTCCGGGGTGTGCAACGTCGTCTTCGGTGACGGCTCGGTCCGATCCCTGCGCAGCAGTATCACCCTGACCACCCTTCTCAAACTGGCCGCGCGGGGCGACGGCGTCCCGGTGAACGCGGACGAATAA
- a CDS encoding WD40 repeat domain-containing protein — protein sequence MSDVPPPRRAFDPTAARIAHSFKHPRPLVGCRFDPSGRFLFASAEDDTVQRFDLLTGAKTAFVGHASWVRGLAFVAAASAPGAPAPNPGTLHGAIGFGAVRAPVPKAAPFTLISADYHGNLIWWDGAADAPKPLRTVPAHDGWARAVAVSPDGATVASCGNDHAVKLWAAADGAPVRTLEGHTSHVYNVAFHPNGRRLVSCDLKGVVKDWDVKTGTCEREFDAKVLAKYDAGFMADIGGARGIAFRADGSAFALCGITNVSNAFAGVGNPAVVLIHWAAGTPTLLRPKEAFQGTAWGVGFHPSGAIISAGGGGQGRVWFWKGKDEAGVHTINVPTNCRDFALSPAGDRFAVAGANGTAYVYDFTGPAPAPPAPPKK from the coding sequence ATGTCCGACGTCCCCCCGCCGCGCCGCGCGTTCGACCCCACGGCGGCGCGCATCGCCCACAGCTTCAAGCACCCGCGCCCGCTCGTCGGGTGCCGGTTCGACCCGTCGGGCCGGTTCCTGTTCGCGTCCGCCGAGGACGACACGGTCCAGCGGTTCGACCTGCTCACCGGGGCGAAAACCGCGTTCGTCGGCCACGCGAGCTGGGTGCGCGGGCTCGCGTTCGTTGCCGCAGCGTCGGCCCCCGGCGCGCCCGCACCGAACCCCGGCACGCTTCACGGAGCGATCGGGTTCGGCGCGGTGCGGGCGCCGGTGCCCAAGGCCGCTCCGTTCACACTGATCTCGGCGGACTACCACGGGAACCTGATCTGGTGGGACGGCGCCGCCGACGCCCCGAAGCCGCTCCGCACCGTGCCGGCGCACGACGGCTGGGCGCGGGCCGTGGCCGTCAGCCCCGACGGGGCGACCGTCGCGAGCTGCGGGAACGACCACGCGGTGAAGCTCTGGGCGGCGGCCGACGGCGCCCCGGTCCGCACCCTCGAAGGCCACACGTCGCACGTCTACAACGTCGCGTTCCACCCGAACGGCCGGCGCCTCGTGTCGTGCGACCTGAAGGGCGTGGTGAAGGACTGGGACGTTAAAACCGGCACGTGCGAGCGCGAGTTCGACGCGAAGGTGCTGGCCAAGTACGACGCCGGCTTCATGGCGGACATCGGCGGCGCCCGCGGGATCGCGTTCCGGGCCGACGGGTCCGCGTTCGCGCTGTGCGGGATCACCAACGTCAGCAACGCGTTCGCCGGCGTGGGCAACCCCGCCGTGGTGCTGATCCACTGGGCGGCCGGCACACCGACGCTGCTGCGCCCGAAAGAGGCGTTCCAGGGCACCGCATGGGGGGTCGGGTTCCACCCGTCCGGGGCGATCATCTCCGCGGGGGGCGGCGGCCAGGGGCGGGTCTGGTTCTGGAAGGGCAAGGACGAAGCCGGCGTTCACACGATCAACGTTCCCACCAACTGCCGCGACTTCGCGCTGAGCCCGGCGGGCGACCGGTTCGCCGTGGCCGGCGCGAACGGCACCGCCTACGTGTACGATTTCACCGGCCCCGCGCCCGCACCGCCCGCCCCGCCGAAGAAGTAA
- a CDS encoding 3-keto-disaccharide hydrolase: MHYLLACAALGAALPLLAADAPKGFAPLFNGKDLSGWHGWAVHAKGGSPLDVAKLAPEERAKKVDEWTADAKKHWSVANGELVNDGKGAYLATEKEYGDIELLVEYKTVAGADSGIYLRNTPQVQIWDSGQTFDPKSPTRKPHLGSGGLFNNTPGAPGRDPLARADKPFGEWNSFRIVQVGERTTVYLNGKRVVEHARMENYWDRKAALPKAGKVLLQTHGGEIRWRNLFVREIPAAEANEVLRTHDAKGFEPLFNGTDFDGWAGALDNYEVADGAIVCKKGKGGNVYAKPEFADFVVRLEYKLPPGGNNGLALRYPGGNVHVATQAMCELQILDDTAPKYAALDPRQYNGSAYGMVAARRGYLRPVGEWNFMEVTAKGPALAVELNGTRILDADLSTVTEFKDKTPHPGKDRTKGHFGFAGHNDPVAFRGITVRKIEK; the protein is encoded by the coding sequence ATGCACTACCTGCTCGCGTGCGCCGCGCTGGGCGCGGCCCTTCCCCTTCTGGCGGCCGACGCCCCGAAGGGCTTCGCCCCACTGTTCAACGGCAAGGACCTGTCCGGCTGGCACGGCTGGGCCGTCCACGCCAAGGGGGGCTCCCCGCTGGACGTGGCGAAGCTCGCGCCCGAGGAGCGCGCGAAGAAGGTCGATGAGTGGACCGCCGACGCCAAGAAGCACTGGAGCGTCGCGAACGGCGAACTCGTGAACGACGGCAAGGGCGCGTACCTGGCGACCGAGAAGGAGTACGGCGACATCGAGCTGCTGGTGGAGTACAAGACGGTCGCGGGGGCCGACAGCGGCATCTACCTGCGGAACACGCCGCAGGTGCAGATCTGGGACAGCGGGCAAACGTTCGACCCCAAGAGCCCGACCCGCAAGCCGCACCTCGGCTCCGGTGGGCTGTTCAACAACACCCCGGGGGCGCCCGGGCGCGACCCGCTCGCCCGCGCGGACAAGCCGTTCGGCGAGTGGAACTCGTTCCGCATCGTCCAGGTGGGCGAGCGCACCACCGTGTACCTGAACGGGAAACGGGTGGTCGAGCACGCCCGCATGGAGAACTACTGGGACCGCAAGGCCGCGCTCCCGAAGGCCGGCAAGGTCCTGCTGCAAACGCACGGCGGCGAGATCCGCTGGCGCAACCTGTTCGTGCGCGAGATCCCGGCCGCGGAGGCGAACGAGGTCCTCCGCACGCACGACGCCAAGGGCTTCGAGCCGCTGTTCAACGGCACGGACTTCGACGGCTGGGCCGGGGCGCTCGACAACTACGAGGTCGCCGACGGCGCCATCGTGTGCAAAAAGGGGAAAGGCGGGAACGTTTACGCGAAGCCCGAGTTCGCGGACTTCGTGGTGCGACTGGAGTACAAGCTCCCGCCGGGCGGGAACAACGGCCTCGCGCTCCGGTACCCGGGCGGGAACGTCCACGTCGCGACGCAGGCCATGTGCGAGTTACAGATCCTCGACGACACCGCGCCGAAGTACGCGGCGCTCGACCCGCGGCAGTACAACGGCTCGGCCTACGGAATGGTGGCCGCCCGGCGCGGGTACCTGCGCCCGGTCGGCGAGTGGAACTTCATGGAGGTGACGGCGAAGGGGCCGGCCCTGGCGGTCGAACTCAACGGCACCCGCATCCTCGACGCGGACCTGAGCACGGTGACCGAGTTCAAGGACAAGACCCCGCACCCCGGGAAGGACCGCACGAAGGGGCACTTCGGGTTCGCGGGCCACAACGACCCGGTGGCGTTCCGGGGCATAACAGTACGGAAGATCGAGAAGTGA
- a CDS encoding DUF1501 domain-containing protein codes for MLPCQYACHTAPHAVSRRGLLGATAALGLGGFASAGAASELKKSQKRVLVIFLAGGVSQLETWDPKPNTETGGPFKAIQTSVPGTRISELLPHAAKRIHKLALVRSLNSVSDDHGIGEKIMLTGRRLEPGIEYPHIGAVAAKLLGGGASALPGNIQILPRGGSGFGGRDATFLGPKVAAVSLGDGKPPADLFRPKDLAGDADAAREAFRRKLNDRFARSRKSAATDAYTESYAQAERVVRQADVFDIEKESPKVADRYGRHDFGRHLLLARRLLEAGVSYVKVSHSNYDTHHENFDFHIEQLGEFDRPFAALLDDLSDRGMLESTLVVVMSEMGRTPRINDRYGRDHWSKAWSVALAGAGVKGGAVVGKTNATGTAVADREVSSGHLFHTYLRAVGLDSTKNFYPNDRPVPVADPKASAIEEILA; via the coding sequence ATGCTGCCATGCCAGTACGCCTGCCACACGGCCCCGCACGCGGTCTCGCGGCGCGGGCTCCTCGGCGCGACCGCCGCGCTCGGCCTCGGCGGGTTCGCCAGCGCGGGGGCCGCGAGCGAGCTGAAGAAGTCACAGAAGCGGGTGCTGGTGATCTTCCTGGCGGGCGGCGTGAGCCAGCTCGAGACGTGGGACCCGAAGCCCAACACCGAGACCGGCGGGCCGTTCAAGGCGATCCAGACCTCGGTCCCGGGCACCCGCATCTCCGAACTGCTGCCGCACGCCGCGAAGCGGATTCACAAGCTGGCGCTCGTGCGCAGCCTCAACTCGGTCTCGGACGACCACGGGATCGGCGAGAAGATCATGCTCACCGGGCGCCGGCTGGAGCCCGGGATCGAGTACCCGCACATCGGCGCGGTGGCGGCCAAGCTGCTCGGCGGGGGCGCGTCGGCGCTGCCCGGGAACATCCAGATCCTGCCGCGGGGCGGGAGCGGGTTCGGCGGGCGGGACGCCACGTTCCTGGGGCCGAAGGTGGCGGCGGTGTCGCTCGGCGACGGCAAGCCGCCGGCGGACCTGTTCCGCCCGAAGGACCTCGCGGGCGACGCCGACGCCGCGCGCGAGGCGTTCCGCCGCAAGCTCAACGACCGGTTCGCGCGGTCGCGCAAGTCGGCCGCCACCGACGCGTACACCGAGAGCTACGCGCAGGCCGAGCGGGTGGTGCGCCAGGCGGACGTGTTCGACATCGAGAAGGAGAGCCCGAAGGTCGCGGACCGGTACGGGCGGCACGACTTCGGCCGGCACCTGCTCTTGGCCCGGCGGCTGCTGGAGGCCGGCGTGAGCTACGTGAAGGTGTCGCACTCGAACTACGACACGCACCATGAGAACTTCGACTTCCACATCGAGCAGCTCGGCGAGTTCGACCGCCCGTTCGCGGCCCTGCTCGACGACCTGTCCGACCGCGGGATGCTGGAGAGCACGCTGGTGGTGGTGATGAGCGAGATGGGCCGGACCCCGCGGATCAACGACCGGTACGGGCGCGACCACTGGTCGAAGGCGTGGAGCGTGGCGCTGGCCGGCGCCGGGGTCAAGGGCGGGGCGGTGGTGGGCAAGACGAACGCGACCGGCACCGCGGTGGCGGACCGCGAGGTGTCCAGCGGGCACCTGTTCCACACGTACCTGCGGGCGGTGGGCCTGGACAGCACGAAGAACTTCTACCCGAACGACCGCCCGGTGCCGGTCGCCGACCCGAAGGCGTCCGCGATCGAGGAGATCCTGGCGTAG
- the der gene encoding ribosome biogenesis GTPase Der: MALPLVAIVGRPNVGKSSLFNWLAGRRISIVDPTAGVTRDRVSTVVEHGGRVWDLMDTGGIGIVDVDDLTADVERQIQFAIESAAVVVFMVDVREGVVPLDEDVAARLRAINKPVVLVANKADTAKLGEQAGEFNRLGYGEPLCVSADQKLGKDELFEAILAQLPPDTGEVAPEEPALMLAIVGRRNAGKSTFINSLAGGERVIVSEIPGTTRDSVDVRIERDGKSYVAIDTAGVRKTAKMGTNIEFYSNHRAQRSVRRADVVMHFFDARHRVSRVDKQLAEYVVEENKPAIFVVNKWDLVKEGMTTEEMAEYMRKMFPMLDHVPIAFITAKDGKNVLRVLQLAVQLHKQAAVRVGTGDLNRVIRAAMEASPPPMAGSKTPKVFYATQIGINPPTIVLFTNGPELFEQTYVRYLTKTLRDTFPFPEVAIKVVLRAKGEGGRRSADEEPVAEMSDADEEVPIVRAPRPAPEPVAESEPEPAPRARKKPRGSETWDF, from the coding sequence GTGGCGCTGCCCCTCGTGGCGATTGTCGGACGGCCGAACGTCGGCAAGTCGTCGCTGTTCAACTGGCTCGCCGGGCGGCGGATCAGCATCGTCGACCCCACCGCGGGCGTCACCCGCGACCGCGTGTCCACCGTCGTCGAGCACGGCGGGCGGGTGTGGGACCTCATGGACACGGGCGGGATCGGCATCGTCGACGTGGACGACCTCACCGCCGACGTGGAGCGGCAGATCCAGTTCGCGATCGAGTCCGCGGCGGTGGTGGTGTTCATGGTGGACGTCCGCGAGGGCGTCGTGCCCCTCGACGAGGACGTGGCGGCGCGGCTGCGGGCCATCAACAAGCCCGTCGTCCTGGTCGCGAACAAGGCCGACACCGCGAAGCTGGGCGAGCAGGCCGGCGAGTTCAACCGGCTCGGCTACGGCGAGCCGCTGTGCGTGAGCGCCGACCAGAAGCTCGGCAAGGACGAGCTGTTCGAGGCGATCCTGGCGCAACTGCCGCCGGACACCGGCGAGGTCGCGCCCGAGGAGCCGGCGCTCATGCTCGCCATCGTCGGCCGGCGCAACGCCGGGAAGAGCACCTTCATCAACAGCCTCGCGGGCGGCGAGCGGGTGATCGTGTCCGAGATCCCCGGCACCACCCGCGACAGCGTGGACGTGCGCATCGAGCGGGACGGCAAGTCGTACGTGGCGATCGACACCGCCGGCGTGCGCAAGACCGCGAAGATGGGCACCAACATCGAGTTCTACAGCAACCACCGCGCGCAGCGGTCGGTGCGCCGGGCCGACGTGGTGATGCACTTCTTCGACGCCCGGCACCGCGTGAGCCGCGTGGACAAGCAGCTCGCCGAGTACGTCGTCGAGGAGAACAAGCCGGCCATCTTCGTCGTGAACAAGTGGGACCTGGTGAAGGAGGGGATGACGACCGAGGAGATGGCCGAGTACATGCGGAAGATGTTCCCGATGCTCGACCACGTCCCGATCGCGTTCATCACGGCGAAGGACGGGAAGAACGTGCTGCGGGTGCTCCAGCTCGCGGTGCAGCTCCACAAGCAGGCGGCCGTCCGGGTCGGCACCGGCGACCTGAACCGCGTGATCCGCGCCGCGATGGAGGCCAGCCCGCCCCCGATGGCCGGCAGCAAGACGCCGAAGGTGTTCTACGCGACGCAGATCGGCATCAACCCGCCGACGATCGTGCTGTTCACCAACGGCCCGGAGCTGTTCGAGCAGACCTACGTGCGGTACCTCACCAAGACCCTGCGCGACACGTTCCCGTTCCCGGAGGTGGCGATCAAGGTGGTGCTGCGGGCGAAGGGGGAGGGCGGGCGCCGCTCCGCCGACGAGGAGCCGGTCGCCGAGATGAGCGACGCGGACGAGGAGGTGCCGATCGTCCGCGCGCCGCGGCCCGCCCCGGAGCCGGTCGCCGAGAGCGAACCGGAGCCGGCACCGCGCGCCCGGAAGAAGCCGCGCGGGTCCGAGACGTGGGACTTTTAG
- a CDS encoding REP-associated tyrosine transposase, with the protein MPPIRQFQATRRNLPHWHQPGATYFLTWRVAPGRELAPEDRVLALDAVRFWDTKRWAVYAAVVMPDHAHALVRPLPRDATDVTAREFHSLPELTKSVKGYSARAINRRQGRSEALWQDEGYDRIVRNDRELEETWGYIRFNPVKAGLVAEPELYQWLYSAGRAD; encoded by the coding sequence ATGCCACCGATTCGCCAGTTCCAGGCGACGCGCCGGAACCTACCACACTGGCACCAACCGGGCGCCACATACTTCCTCACCTGGCGCGTGGCCCCGGGTCGCGAACTCGCGCCGGAAGACCGCGTACTCGCACTCGACGCGGTCCGCTTCTGGGACACCAAACGGTGGGCCGTGTATGCGGCGGTCGTCATGCCCGACCACGCGCATGCGTTGGTCCGCCCTCTGCCTCGAGACGCGACCGATGTGACTGCGCGTGAGTTCCACAGCCTGCCGGAACTGACGAAGAGCGTCAAGGGCTACTCGGCACGCGCGATCAACCGGCGCCAGGGGCGAAGCGAGGCGCTGTGGCAGGACGAAGGGTACGACCGCATCGTGCGGAACGACCGGGAGCTGGAAGAAACGTGGGGCTACATCCGCTTCAACCCGGTGAAGGCCGGGCTCGTAGCGGAGCCCGAATTGTACCAGTGGTTGTACTCAGCCGGTCGCGCGGACTGA
- a CDS encoding M48 family metallopeptidase: MPILLVFALIAACLPIEWPHPLIGPEREAALVLSGGAVAAAFGLALALRGWVIRTVRRDPLRRYEAARAYNRWRRVLFFVNLAVAAACVLAFGWGWRVQSELLIFWDGEARLLPFAELAVPLPYFVLLVGGWLVYYDAERALHRVLHLGERPFWSRSAYLLYNLRQFALMVMLPVLLWVAQQALGRYLPDITRTLVYKLGSLAVVPGLILLMPLLMKPLLGLRPMPPGPVRDRFVALARRLEFRCADFLLWPTHGAIANAFITGLLPRVRYVVFTDRILDDLPPDELDAVFGHEVGHARHGHIWLYAGFLALSLSVLAALVLFVEQVIETGTSEEVGRLREALKGFKTWAALPPVVLVTAYLFVVFGALSRWCERQADLFGCRAMSCADPTCTGHDEKTVYATGGRCLCPTGIRTFARALDRVRDLNGLDADEGGRHRLGRAARAVWGWLRAWQHGPMSRRIAYLSDLATRPHDERRFQRRLFALKWVLMLSLLAALVVLGQAVGWRALLEVL, encoded by the coding sequence ATGCCAATACTCTTGGTGTTCGCTCTCATTGCCGCGTGCCTGCCCATCGAGTGGCCGCACCCGCTGATCGGGCCGGAGCGCGAGGCGGCGCTCGTGCTGTCCGGCGGGGCCGTCGCGGCGGCCTTCGGCCTGGCCCTCGCGCTGCGGGGGTGGGTGATCCGGACCGTGCGGCGCGACCCGCTCCGACGGTACGAGGCAGCCCGCGCGTACAACCGGTGGCGCCGGGTGCTGTTTTTCGTCAACCTCGCCGTGGCCGCGGCGTGCGTGCTCGCCTTCGGTTGGGGTTGGCGGGTCCAGTCCGAACTGCTGATCTTCTGGGACGGCGAAGCGCGCCTCCTGCCGTTCGCGGAACTGGCGGTCCCGCTCCCGTACTTCGTTCTCCTGGTCGGCGGCTGGCTGGTCTACTACGACGCCGAGCGCGCGCTCCACCGCGTGCTGCACCTCGGCGAGCGGCCGTTCTGGTCGCGCTCCGCCTACCTGCTGTACAACCTGCGCCAGTTCGCCCTGATGGTGATGCTGCCGGTGCTGCTGTGGGTGGCGCAGCAGGCGCTCGGCCGCTACCTCCCCGACATCACGCGCACGCTCGTGTACAAGCTCGGGTCGCTGGCCGTGGTGCCGGGGCTCATCCTGCTGATGCCGCTGCTGATGAAGCCGCTCCTGGGGCTGCGCCCGATGCCGCCGGGGCCGGTGCGCGACCGGTTCGTCGCGCTCGCGCGCCGGCTGGAGTTCCGGTGCGCCGACTTCCTGCTGTGGCCCACGCACGGGGCGATCGCGAACGCCTTCATCACCGGGTTGCTCCCCCGGGTGCGGTACGTCGTGTTCACCGACCGCATTCTGGACGACCTCCCGCCGGACGAACTGGACGCGGTGTTCGGGCACGAGGTGGGGCACGCGCGGCACGGGCACATCTGGCTGTACGCCGGATTCCTGGCGCTGAGCCTGTCGGTCCTGGCGGCCCTCGTGCTCTTCGTGGAGCAGGTCATCGAGACCGGCACCTCGGAAGAGGTGGGGCGGTTGCGGGAGGCACTCAAGGGCTTCAAGACCTGGGCGGCGCTGCCCCCGGTCGTGCTGGTGACGGCGTACCTGTTCGTGGTGTTCGGGGCGCTGTCGCGGTGGTGCGAGCGGCAGGCGGACCTGTTCGGGTGCCGGGCGATGTCGTGCGCGGACCCGACCTGCACGGGGCACGACGAGAAGACCGTTTACGCGACCGGCGGGCGGTGCCTGTGCCCGACCGGCATCCGGACCTTCGCCCGCGCGCTCGACCGCGTGCGCGACCTGAACGGGCTCGACGCCGACGAGGGCGGCCGGCACCGGTTGGGGCGGGCGGCGCGGGCGGTGTGGGGGTGGCTGCGGGCGTGGCAGCACGGCCCGATGTCGCGCCGGATCGCGTACCTGAGCGACCTGGCCACGCGCCCGCACGACGAGCGGCGGTTCCAGCGGCGGCTGTTCGCGCTCAAGTGGGTGCTGATGCTGTCGCTGCTGGCGGCGCTGGTGGTGCTGGGGCAAGCCGTCGGCTGGCGCGCGCTGCTCGAAGTGCTGTAA
- a CDS encoding SDR family NAD(P)-dependent oxidoreductase, whose protein sequence is MGVLDRFRLDGRTAVVTGGSRGLGRAMAQALAEAGADLVLVGREPDALETARRELTALGRFVAAVPGDVSTPAGAEAACRDVLSLNRPIDVLVNNVGGRRVDVATEDVPLAQWRELMDLNLTSALVCCQQLCRGMLERGKGAVVNVTSIAGPIAIKGIRGRHYETAKAALTALTKSLAADWAPRGVRVNAIAPGVFLTAPNRKWFGEKPTFQNEFVSHIPMGRMGEPEELGPAAVFLAGDASSYVTGATVVVDGGYTLW, encoded by the coding sequence ATGGGCGTTTTGGACCGGTTCCGGCTCGACGGACGCACCGCGGTGGTCACCGGCGGCAGCCGGGGGTTGGGGCGCGCGATGGCCCAGGCGCTTGCGGAGGCCGGCGCCGACCTCGTGCTCGTCGGACGCGAGCCCGACGCGCTCGAAACCGCCCGCCGCGAGCTGACCGCACTCGGCCGGTTCGTCGCGGCCGTGCCCGGGGACGTGTCCACGCCCGCCGGGGCCGAGGCCGCGTGCCGCGACGTGCTGAGCCTGAACCGGCCGATCGACGTGCTGGTGAACAACGTCGGCGGGCGCCGGGTCGATGTGGCCACGGAAGACGTGCCGCTCGCGCAGTGGCGGGAGCTGATGGACCTGAACCTGACCAGCGCGCTGGTGTGCTGCCAGCAGTTGTGCCGCGGGATGCTCGAACGCGGCAAGGGCGCCGTGGTGAACGTGACCAGCATCGCGGGGCCGATCGCGATCAAGGGCATCCGGGGCCGGCACTACGAGACCGCGAAGGCGGCCCTCACGGCCCTCACGAAGTCGCTGGCGGCGGACTGGGCGCCCCGCGGGGTGCGGGTGAACGCGATCGCCCCCGGCGTGTTCCTCACCGCCCCGAACCGCAAGTGGTTCGGCGAGAAGCCGACCTTCCAGAACGAGTTCGTGTCGCACATCCCGATGGGCCGGATGGGCGAGCCGGAGGAGCTCGGGCCGGCGGCCGTGTTCCTCGCCGGCGACGCGAGCAGCTACGTCACCGGGGCCACGGTCGTCGTGGACGGCGGGTACACGCTGTGGTAA
- a CDS encoding class I SAM-dependent methyltransferase, producing MKSSVDEIRRRFDADVERFSNLETGQSATVDAPLAMALVAETAAAVTPHARHVLDIGCGAGNYTLKLLERLPGLDATLLDLSRPMLDRAAERVGAATTGRVTTLQTDVRETDFPDGTFDVVLAAAVLHHLRTDAEWERVFASIFRWLRPGGSVWVFDLVSSPLPAVQSVMWRHYGEYLAGFKGDAYRDAVFAYIEQEDTPAPLGYQLDLLTRTGFRTPEVLHKHLCFAAFGAVKP from the coding sequence ATGAAGTCCTCGGTCGATGAGATCCGGCGGCGGTTCGACGCCGACGTGGAGCGGTTCAGCAACCTCGAAACCGGGCAGTCGGCCACGGTCGACGCGCCGCTCGCGATGGCGCTGGTCGCGGAGACGGCAGCGGCCGTCACCCCGCACGCCCGGCACGTCCTCGATATCGGTTGCGGGGCCGGGAACTACACGCTCAAGCTGCTCGAACGGCTCCCCGGTCTCGACGCGACACTTCTTGACCTGAGCCGGCCGATGCTGGACCGGGCCGCCGAGCGGGTCGGGGCCGCCACCACGGGGCGCGTGACCACACTCCAGACGGACGTGCGGGAGACCGACTTCCCGGACGGCACGTTCGATGTCGTGCTGGCCGCCGCGGTGCTGCACCACCTCCGCACCGACGCCGAGTGGGAGCGTGTTTTCGCATCGATTTTCCGGTGGCTGCGGCCGGGCGGCTCGGTGTGGGTCTTCGACCTGGTCTCGAGCCCGCTGCCGGCCGTGCAATCCGTGATGTGGCGGCACTACGGCGAGTATTTGGCCGGCTTCAAGGGAGACGCCTATCGCGACGCCGTGTTCGCGTACATCGAGCAGGAAGACACGCCGGCGCCACTCGGCTACCAACTGGACCTGCTGACGCGGACCGGGTTCCGCACCCCAGAGGTGCTCCACAAGCACCTGTGCTTCGCCGCGTTCGGGGCGGTGAAACCGTGA